The following are encoded in a window of Panthera leo isolate Ple1 chromosome B2, P.leo_Ple1_pat1.1, whole genome shotgun sequence genomic DNA:
- the CB2H6orf62 gene encoding uncharacterized protein C6orf62 homolog isoform X1 codes for MGDPNSRKKQALNRLRAQLRKKKESLADQFDFKMYIAFVFKEKKKKSALFEVSEVIPVMTNNYEENILKGVRDSSYSLESSIELLQKDVVQLHAPRYQSMRRDVIGCTQEMDFILWPRNDIEKIVCLLFSRWKESDEPFRPVQAKFEFHHGDYEKQFLHVLSRKDKTGIVVNNPNQSVFLFIDRQHLQTPKNKATIFKLCSICLYLPQEQLTHWAVGTIEDHLRPYMPE; via the exons ATGGGGGACCCAAACTCCCGGAAGAAACAAGCTCTGAACAGACTACGTGCTCagcttagaaagaaaaaagaatctctagCTGACCAGTTTGACTTCAAGATGTATATTGCCTTTGTATTCAAGGAGAag aagaaaaaatcagCACTTTTTGAAGTGTCTGAGGTTATACCAGTTATGACAAATAATTACGAAGAAAATATCCTGAAAGGTGTGCGAGATTCTAGCTATTCCTTGGAAAGTTCCATAGAGCTTTTACAGAAGGATGTGGTACAGCTCCATGCTCCTCGATACCAGTCTATGAGAAGG GATGTAATTGGCTGTACTCAGGAGATGGATTTCATTCTTTGGCCTCGGAATGATATTGAAAAAATTGTCTGTCTCCTGTTTTCTAGGTGGAAGGAATCTGATGAGCCTTTTAGGCCTGTTCAG GCCAAATTTGAGTTTCATCACGGTGACTATGAAAAACAGTTTCTGCATGTACTGAGCCGCAAGGACAAGACTGGAATTGTTGTCAACAATCCTAACCAGTCAGTGTTTCTCTTCATTGACAGACAGCACTTGCAg ACTCCGAAAAACAAAGCTACAATCTTCAAGTTATGCAGCATCTGCCTCTACCTGCCACAGGAACAGCTTACGCACTGGGCGGTTGGCACCATAGAGGACCACCTCCGTCCTTACATGCCGGAGTAG
- the CB2H6orf62 gene encoding uncharacterized protein C6orf62 homolog isoform X2, protein MSENPSDPVSPVVRKKKSALFEVSEVIPVMTNNYEENILKGVRDSSYSLESSIELLQKDVVQLHAPRYQSMRRDVIGCTQEMDFILWPRNDIEKIVCLLFSRWKESDEPFRPVQAKFEFHHGDYEKQFLHVLSRKDKTGIVVNNPNQSVFLFIDRQHLQTPKNKATIFKLCSICLYLPQEQLTHWAVGTIEDHLRPYMPE, encoded by the exons aagaaaaaatcagCACTTTTTGAAGTGTCTGAGGTTATACCAGTTATGACAAATAATTACGAAGAAAATATCCTGAAAGGTGTGCGAGATTCTAGCTATTCCTTGGAAAGTTCCATAGAGCTTTTACAGAAGGATGTGGTACAGCTCCATGCTCCTCGATACCAGTCTATGAGAAGG GATGTAATTGGCTGTACTCAGGAGATGGATTTCATTCTTTGGCCTCGGAATGATATTGAAAAAATTGTCTGTCTCCTGTTTTCTAGGTGGAAGGAATCTGATGAGCCTTTTAGGCCTGTTCAG GCCAAATTTGAGTTTCATCACGGTGACTATGAAAAACAGTTTCTGCATGTACTGAGCCGCAAGGACAAGACTGGAATTGTTGTCAACAATCCTAACCAGTCAGTGTTTCTCTTCATTGACAGACAGCACTTGCAg ACTCCGAAAAACAAAGCTACAATCTTCAAGTTATGCAGCATCTGCCTCTACCTGCCACAGGAACAGCTTACGCACTGGGCGGTTGGCACCATAGAGGACCACCTCCGTCCTTACATGCCGGAGTAG